One genomic segment of Nitrospirota bacterium includes these proteins:
- the speD gene encoding adenosylmethionine decarboxylase, whose amino-acid sequence MHALGKHLLIELRECNPTRIIDLKEVTDALVGAARAAKATIVDVSFHEFNPFGISGMVIIAESHLSIHTWPEYNYAAVDIFTCGDIINPDHAAKYLIDKFESKNPSVMEMKRGIISEKDIKLPHKVFSDEFQYVS is encoded by the coding sequence TTGCATGCTTTAGGTAAACATCTATTAATTGAATTAAGGGAGTGCAATCCCACCAGGATTATTGACCTCAAAGAAGTTACCGATGCGTTGGTCGGTGCCGCAAGAGCAGCTAAAGCAACGATAGTTGACGTTTCATTTCATGAGTTTAACCCCTTTGGTATTAGTGGAATGGTTATAATTGCGGAGTCACATCTTTCTATTCACACATGGCCTGAATATAATTATGCTGCGGTAGATATATTTACCTGCGGTGATATTATTAACCCTGACCATGCGGCAAAGTATCTAATTGACAAGTTTGAGTCTAAAAACCCCTCAGTTATGGAAATGAAGCGGGGAATTATTTCTGAAAAAGACATCAAACTGCCGCATAAGGTATTTTCGGACGAATTTCAGTATGTTTCATAA
- the mfd gene encoding transcription-repair coupling factor — protein sequence MSVKDLIEKRLAPCLTTPMPQRIYNLKGSLLPLLLAHTDEPFIAVTETEEEAISVFDGVGYFSKLMGKQPAIYFPESLDAASSGKQIEILLNAKNDSSFILTLASFTAQVADKTAITTQSIELKTGEEFPREYLNETLTAMGYKRSAMVVDEGEFSVRNYIFDIYPPGRKNPIRVEFFGDEIDSVRAFDADTQKTIEKLDSESILPLTQSGGTCYLFESFETKRLFFINDAKTKGKEFIADFKNAPPCTILSGIAVDTEGTDAKALALNGLGLLSEERKNISELPAAIAAISETTQVMLVSKTVAQSERIRELFAEVSMDIPLVPEQKAFSDYDGNVFVVTGALNGGFYLDGLLVLTELELFGEVRRPKKYRGSTKGEILRTADDLKPGDYIVHSEHGIGLFEGLRRETAEDFNYDMLAIQYADGARLYVPVYGIEMVKKYRASEGVVPRLDKLGGKTWAAVKRKVRKNIEELAQKLIAHYAQREITPAFAVSADSHLHQEFDTFFPYEPTVDQLSATEEIKRSMESDKPMDRLLCGDVGYGKTEVAMRAAFKAVFDSKQVMVLVPTTILCEQHYITFKERFAPFPVSVDYVSRFKTKAEIEGALLRASKGEVDIIIGTQALLSKKVDVPNLALLIIDEEHRFGVAQKEKIKELKRGVHCLTLSATPIPRTLQMSLSGIWTMSTIETPPEERQAVRTFVISFDKNIIKEAIGRELHRHGQVFFVHNRIGDIDKYAAMIKTLFPDNTVAVAHGQMHERELEDKMLKFMKHDIDVLVSTSIIGSGIDVPSANTIIVNRADMMGLADLYQLRGRVGRSNVRAYAYLITPGEDSMTGDAKKRLTAIQELSYLGAGLRLAMRDMEIRGAGNLLGPQQSGHIYALGFDTYMELLEEEVSKQRGTFIEREFEPTVDLRIQALIPEDYIEDVGLRLNFYRRVAAVKDEDALIALKDEMRDRFGAVPDVVENLLGVVRVKQLCKALKLELVKRYGQKIVVTASEDAGFVAEDLLTLKKATRNNIKLLQSGFEFSPADFKKDVIITELTELFKALIEINRKGETSSARKTD from the coding sequence TTGTCAGTAAAAGACCTGATTGAAAAAAGACTTGCCCCCTGCCTCACAACGCCAATGCCGCAGAGGATATACAATCTTAAGGGCTCTTTGCTGCCACTGCTGCTAGCTCATACAGATGAGCCTTTTATCGCAGTTACCGAAACTGAGGAGGAGGCTATTTCGGTGTTTGATGGGGTTGGGTATTTCTCAAAGCTTATGGGAAAACAACCCGCCATATACTTTCCGGAATCTCTTGATGCTGCCTCCAGCGGCAAACAGATTGAAATCCTGCTTAACGCAAAAAATGACTCATCATTTATCCTCACTCTGGCCTCATTTACTGCTCAGGTTGCCGATAAAACCGCAATCACCACACAGTCTATTGAGCTAAAAACCGGAGAGGAGTTTCCCCGTGAATATCTGAACGAAACCCTCACAGCGATGGGTTACAAAAGATCGGCGATGGTGGTTGATGAGGGTGAGTTTAGCGTAAGAAACTATATATTCGACATATACCCGCCGGGTAGAAAAAACCCCATACGTGTTGAGTTTTTTGGTGATGAGATAGACTCTGTCAGAGCCTTTGATGCCGACACCCAAAAGACAATAGAAAAGTTAGATAGTGAATCCATCCTGCCGCTAACTCAAAGCGGTGGCACTTGTTATCTGTTTGAATCGTTTGAGACAAAACGGTTGTTTTTCATAAATGATGCAAAGACAAAGGGGAAAGAGTTTATCGCTGACTTTAAAAATGCCCCACCTTGTACGATTCTCTCCGGCATTGCGGTTGACACTGAGGGAACAGATGCCAAAGCGCTAGCACTTAATGGGCTTGGGCTGCTATCGGAAGAACGAAAGAACATATCAGAGCTGCCTGCTGCAATAGCTGCAATCTCTGAAACCACACAAGTAATGCTGGTCTCCAAAACTGTTGCACAGTCGGAGCGCATTCGGGAGCTCTTTGCTGAAGTCTCTATGGATATACCCCTTGTCCCGGAACAAAAAGCATTTTCCGATTACGACGGAAATGTGTTTGTGGTAACGGGAGCGCTTAATGGAGGATTTTATCTGGATGGGCTTTTGGTGTTAACGGAGCTTGAGTTGTTTGGCGAGGTTAGAAGGCCTAAAAAATACAGGGGGTCAACAAAGGGTGAAATCCTAAGAACCGCAGATGATTTAAAGCCCGGTGACTACATAGTCCACAGTGAGCATGGAATAGGCCTGTTTGAGGGCCTGAGGCGAGAAACTGCCGAGGACTTTAACTATGACATGCTTGCCATCCAGTATGCTGACGGCGCAAGGCTCTACGTACCCGTCTATGGCATAGAGATGGTTAAAAAGTACCGCGCTTCAGAGGGCGTTGTCCCGCGGCTTGATAAACTTGGCGGTAAAACATGGGCTGCCGTAAAGCGCAAAGTCCGAAAAAACATAGAAGAGCTTGCCCAAAAACTCATTGCTCATTATGCTCAACGGGAAATCACACCGGCTTTTGCCGTAAGTGCGGACTCCCACCTGCACCAGGAGTTTGACACCTTTTTCCCCTACGAACCGACTGTGGACCAACTGAGCGCAACGGAGGAAATCAAGCGCAGTATGGAATCTGATAAACCTATGGACAGACTGCTTTGCGGCGACGTCGGGTACGGCAAGACCGAGGTAGCTATGCGCGCTGCTTTCAAGGCCGTCTTTGACAGCAAACAGGTGATGGTTCTGGTTCCTACGACAATCCTCTGTGAGCAACACTATATTACTTTTAAGGAGAGATTTGCCCCGTTTCCGGTCAGCGTTGACTATGTAAGCAGATTCAAGACTAAGGCAGAGATAGAGGGCGCACTGCTTCGGGCATCAAAGGGTGAGGTGGATATAATTATAGGCACTCAGGCGCTGCTTTCTAAAAAAGTAGATGTCCCAAACCTTGCGCTTTTGATTATAGATGAAGAGCACCGCTTTGGTGTGGCGCAGAAGGAAAAAATAAAGGAGCTAAAAAGAGGCGTTCATTGCCTTACACTTAGTGCTACCCCCATACCACGAACACTTCAGATGTCTCTTTCCGGCATATGGACAATGAGCACGATAGAGACTCCGCCTGAGGAAAGGCAAGCCGTGCGTACGTTTGTGATAAGTTTTGACAAAAACATAATAAAAGAGGCCATAGGCCGTGAACTTCACAGACACGGACAGGTGTTTTTTGTTCATAACCGGATAGGCGACATTGATAAGTATGCTGCAATGATAAAGACGTTGTTTCCGGATAACACTGTGGCAGTGGCACACGGGCAGATGCATGAGCGTGAACTTGAAGATAAGATGCTTAAGTTTATGAAGCATGATATAGACGTGCTGGTTTCAACTTCAATAATAGGCTCAGGAATTGATGTGCCATCGGCTAACACGATAATAGTAAACCGGGCAGATATGATGGGGCTAGCTGACCTGTACCAGTTAAGGGGACGCGTGGGGAGATCTAACGTAAGAGCGTATGCCTATCTAATCACTCCGGGTGAGGACTCGATGACAGGGGATGCTAAGAAGCGCTTGACGGCAATTCAGGAGTTAAGTTATCTTGGGGCGGGCCTGAGGCTTGCCATGAGGGATATGGAAATCCGCGGAGCCGGCAATCTGCTAGGCCCGCAGCAATCCGGCCACATATACGCACTTGGGTTTGACACCTACATGGAACTGCTTGAAGAGGAGGTGTCAAAGCAGCGGGGAACTTTTATAGAGCGAGAGTTTGAACCGACCGTGGATTTACGCATTCAGGCGCTGATACCGGAGGACTACATCGAGGATGTCGGGCTTAGGCTTAATTTTTACCGCAGAGTTGCCGCCGTTAAAGATGAGGATGCGTTGATTGCCCTGAAAGACGAGATGAGAGACAGGTTTGGTGCTGTTCCGGATGTGGTTGAAAATCTCCTGGGTGTAGTAAGAGTAAAGCAACTCTGCAAAGCGCTTAAGCTTGAATTAGTTAAGCGTTACGGTCAAAAAATAGTGGTAACCGCCTCAGAGGATGCTGGTTTTGTCGCTGAGGATTTGCTAACACTTAAGAAAGCAACGAGAAATAATATAAAACTCCTTCAGAGCGGATTTGAATTTTCCCCTGCTGATTTCAAAAAAGACGTTATAATTACAGAATTGACTGAGTTATTCAAAGCGCTTATAGAAATAAATAGAAAGGGAGAGACGAGCTCCGCCCGCAAAACAGATTAA
- a CDS encoding DUF202 domain-containing protein, translating into MTEQEKLIERARQVMDRNFLSWVKTGISIVVFGIISEKFVIFVESLNAFSSLTQRKSIFFSGILITSSAAGSILLVLGTSVIFLAGIRYRNVNKMIQQGRYTLTNYLTCFLTAAGLVISTVLIYNLYKSL; encoded by the coding sequence TTGACAGAGCAGGAGAAACTCATAGAAAGAGCACGGCAGGTGATGGACAGAAATTTCCTGTCGTGGGTTAAAACAGGAATATCCATAGTCGTATTTGGGATAATCAGTGAGAAATTTGTTATTTTTGTCGAAAGCCTGAATGCGTTTTCCTCCTTAACTCAACGAAAGTCTATATTTTTCTCCGGAATACTTATTACCTCATCAGCAGCAGGCAGTATTTTACTTGTGCTGGGAACCTCCGTTATATTTTTAGCCGGCATACGGTATAGAAATGTTAATAAAATGATACAGCAAGGGCGATACACGCTTACGAACTATTTAACGTGTTTTCTTACCGCGGCAGGCCTGGTTATCAGTACTGTCTTAATTTATAATCTTTATAA
- a CDS encoding ATP-binding protein, whose product MKWLFFEPLLLDRFSKTLDRKNAVKWFFNTYLLIILLSIILFTFYIFIAIILDLPHNYQELFPDSLILKWDKANNYTEKFFSFFKHGFRVLPYSLLSGLFFGLAGTFVVSLGAGLIISLIIDLIIGFLISYSGGLVPVLTGALTTGVVLGIGSGIVLFMILNLIDGSISGFKIGLVGGLGGCLFVAFLMLGLGGTLEGGLQASLFFFLSYFRIYMYPIYLLSIFQSVNLKQNPYINDSIIWLPIPFLKSRLAESAYEDPDSAFEFVDFLLEYRPLQRSFAMHISHSATAGQWDKNVLKADALIIPQIAVKQEKFLPSQNWTAKIEAIKAQLVASQKENNIGIRKKSFEDFMRLLKELRDLTLRESPLWNKYYLPAIEKWLDVAIGELESLKLKLQSAMPITANVYRSGDALNPKSDSRVFMERDDVKDEFITKVMTAVAMPMFLIRGQRRVGKTSLLNFLPERLGARFKIVKFDMQGLIEHTVSGWFSELRGAINKELSLPPDNYKAPEQWLKACSELKEFLEHVSKEKDYKLVIAFDEYEDIHKLISKDPEQGAQLLGAMRSFSQSQNYVVFLFAGTRLFSELRDPNWNEYFVQTVTLKVDYLKYDEAIKLITKPVEDFNLKYPPELANHMYEITQGHPALLQAICSEMVDIANRALNGNMTFANLDEALAKSIDRSTHAMSVFWSQFCTDSDKETVLKIIKGNPPSDKVSIARLLEHGFIAKDGDKLKMRVPLFELWLKEYAETFF is encoded by the coding sequence TTGAAATGGCTTTTTTTTGAGCCGCTTCTTTTAGATAGATTTTCAAAAACTCTCGATAGGAAAAATGCTGTTAAATGGTTTTTCAATACCTATTTGTTGATCATACTACTATCTATTATTTTGTTTACATTCTATATCTTTATAGCAATTATTTTAGATTTACCTCATAATTATCAAGAATTATTTCCAGATAGTTTAATTCTCAAATGGGATAAAGCTAACAATTATACTGAAAAGTTTTTTTCATTTTTTAAACATGGATTTCGTGTTTTACCGTATAGTTTGTTAAGTGGTTTGTTTTTTGGTTTAGCAGGTACTTTCGTTGTTAGTTTAGGTGCTGGTTTGATTATTAGCTTGATTATTGATTTAATCATTGGTTTTCTAATATCTTATTCAGGTGGTTTAGTACCAGTTTTAACAGGTGCCTTGACTACAGGTGTAGTCTTAGGTATAGGAAGTGGCATTGTGTTATTTATGATTTTGAATCTGATAGATGGGTCAATTTCTGGTTTTAAAATAGGTTTAGTGGGTGGCTTGGGTGGTTGTCTATTCGTCGCTTTTTTAATGTTAGGTTTGGGAGGTACTTTGGAAGGAGGCTTACAGGCTAGTTTATTTTTCTTTTTATCGTATTTTAGAATTTACATGTATCCCATTTATTTATTGAGCATTTTCCAGAGCGTAAATCTTAAACAAAACCCATATATTAACGATAGCATAATATGGCTGCCAATTCCGTTTTTAAAATCAAGGCTTGCAGAATCAGCATACGAAGACCCTGATTCAGCTTTTGAGTTTGTTGATTTTCTTTTGGAATATCGCCCCTTACAGCGTTCTTTTGCTATGCACATTTCACATTCTGCAACAGCAGGACAATGGGACAAAAATGTACTAAAGGCTGATGCGCTTATAATCCCTCAAATAGCAGTTAAGCAAGAAAAATTTCTACCTTCACAAAATTGGACTGCAAAAATCGAGGCAATAAAAGCCCAACTTGTAGCAAGTCAAAAAGAAAATAATATTGGAATAAGGAAAAAGTCTTTTGAGGATTTTATGCGTTTACTTAAGGAATTGCGTGATTTAACCTTAAGGGAATCGCCTCTTTGGAATAAGTATTATCTGCCAGCTATAGAGAAATGGTTAGATGTTGCAATTGGTGAACTTGAGAGTCTTAAATTAAAACTTCAGTCAGCTATGCCAATTACGGCGAATGTTTATAGGTCAGGAGATGCACTTAACCCTAAAAGTGATTCACGGGTTTTTATGGAACGTGATGATGTTAAGGATGAATTTATAACAAAAGTTATGACGGCAGTCGCAATGCCCATGTTTCTAATCAGAGGACAGCGCAGGGTTGGTAAAACGAGCCTCTTAAACTTCCTACCAGAACGCCTTGGTGCAAGATTTAAAATCGTGAAGTTTGATATGCAGGGACTAATAGAACATACGGTAAGCGGATGGTTTTCTGAGTTGAGAGGTGCTATCAATAAAGAACTTTCTTTGCCGCCGGATAATTACAAAGCCCCGGAACAATGGCTTAAGGCATGTAGTGAGTTAAAAGAGTTTCTTGAACACGTCTCTAAAGAAAAAGATTATAAACTGGTGATTGCCTTTGACGAATATGAAGATATACATAAATTAATATCAAAAGACCCGGAACAAGGCGCTCAATTACTTGGGGCAATGAGAAGTTTTTCCCAAAGTCAAAACTATGTGGTTTTTCTCTTTGCAGGCACACGGTTATTTAGCGAATTAAGAGACCCCAACTGGAACGAATATTTTGTACAGACAGTAACCCTCAAGGTTGACTACCTCAAATATGACGAGGCCATAAAACTGATAACCAAACCGGTTGAGGACTTTAACCTTAAATATCCGCCTGAACTTGCCAATCACATGTATGAAATAACACAAGGGCACCCTGCCCTTTTGCAGGCAATATGCAGCGAAATGGTGGATATTGCTAACAGGGCATTAAACGGCAATATGACCTTTGCAAACCTCGATGAGGCATTAGCCAAAAGCATAGATCGTTCAACACATGCGATGAGCGTGTTTTGGAGCCAATTCTGCACGGACTCCGATAAAGAAACGGTTCTTAAAATCATTAAAGGCAACCCACCCTCAGACAAAGTAAGCATAGCCCGGCTTCTTGAGCACGGATTTATCGCAAAAGACGGCGATAAGTTAAAAATGCGTGTGCCTCTTTTTGAACTCTGGCTAAAAGAGTATGCTGAGACATTCTTTTAA
- the rfaE2 gene encoding D-glycero-beta-D-manno-heptose 1-phosphate adenylyltransferase → MAPEFKDKVLGLLELKSRINALKTDGKKIVFTNGCFDIIHVGHTRYLTMAKSLGDILIVAVNSDDSVSRLKPGRPIVSEYERAEVLASLSMVDYVVIFNEDTPYETICELCPDVLVKGGDWKKQDIVGADIVPEVHSLPFVDGRSTTEIINKILRICS, encoded by the coding sequence ATGGCACCGGAGTTCAAAGATAAGGTGTTGGGGCTTCTTGAGTTAAAGAGCCGTATCAACGCACTTAAAACCGATGGGAAAAAAATAGTGTTTACAAACGGTTGCTTTGACATCATTCACGTGGGACACACACGGTATTTAACTATGGCAAAGTCGCTTGGGGACATTCTCATAGTAGCCGTAAATTCCGATGATTCTGTTAGCAGACTAAAGCCGGGACGGCCTATAGTCAGTGAATATGAGCGTGCCGAGGTACTTGCCTCTCTCAGTATGGTTGACTATGTGGTGATTTTTAATGAGGATACCCCTTATGAGACAATTTGTGAGCTTTGTCCAGATGTGCTGGTTAAGGGCGGGGACTGGAAAAAACAAGATATTGTTGGTGCTGATATTGTGCCGGAGGTTCATAGTTTGCCTTTTGTTGATGGCAGATCCACTACGGAGATTATAAATAAAATACTAAGGATCTGTTCCTAA